A window of the Mucilaginibacter sp. cycad4 genome harbors these coding sequences:
- a CDS encoding beta-L-arabinofuranosidase domain-containing protein, with amino-acid sequence MLIKKRFKLNLCLVACLAGAHTLKAQSYVPELNDTRIKVKPVVSVKAYSFNLKDVQLLESPFKKAMEVDAAYLLSIEPDRLLSAFRSHSGLTPKGKMYEGWESSGLAGHTLGHYLSAISMHYASTRNPEFLKRVNYIVKELDECQAARKSGYVGAIPKEDTIWAEVAKGEIRSRGFDLNGGWSPWYTVHKVMAGLLDAYLYCNNPEALKVCKGMADWTGETIKNLDDEKLQKMLLCEYGGMAETLANLYAINGDKKYLELSYKFYDKKILDPLSQKQDVLPGKHSNTQIPKVIASARRYELTGDKKDKAIADFFWETIVNHHSYATGGNSNYEYLSDADKLNDKLTENTTETCNTYNMLKLTRHLFAVEPSAMLMDYYEKALYNHILASQNHADGMMCYFVPLRMGGTKHYSTPFDDFTCCVGSGMENHVKYNESIYFKGADGSLYVNLFIPSILNWASKGLSVKQESSFPNDDHITFMVNTKKPLTMAIRIRKPKWTSNATISINGKAQNAAIDAQGYIVLSRKWSNNDKIEFTTPEKLYTEAMPDNANRRAVFYGPVLLAGVLGNTEPDPLKGVPVFVTSETDPNQWLQMVDKKQLSFRTVNISKPEEVTLIPFNQTQNQYYSVYWDVFTPQAWVVQQKAYDEQRKKQQELEARTMDILRIGEMQPERDHNFISENATTGEDHQKKWRSTENGGYLQYEMKIDANAQNTLINSYWGMDNRGRKFDILIDGVKLASEDLNQYKESRFYDISYTLPIELTKGKQKVTVKLLPQKENSAGPVYGSRMVKN; translated from the coding sequence ATGCTGATAAAAAAGAGGTTTAAATTAAACCTATGCCTTGTAGCCTGCTTAGCCGGGGCACATACCTTAAAGGCGCAATCCTATGTACCCGAATTAAACGATACCCGGATAAAAGTAAAACCGGTCGTATCCGTTAAAGCTTATTCTTTTAATTTAAAGGATGTTCAATTACTGGAGAGCCCTTTTAAGAAAGCGATGGAGGTTGACGCCGCTTATTTATTATCTATAGAGCCCGACAGACTGCTTTCGGCCTTCCGTTCGCACTCGGGCCTTACACCCAAAGGAAAAATGTATGAAGGCTGGGAATCATCAGGTTTGGCAGGGCATACGTTGGGGCATTACCTGTCGGCCATTTCTATGCATTACGCATCAACCCGGAATCCCGAATTTTTAAAACGTGTAAACTATATAGTTAAAGAACTTGATGAGTGCCAGGCGGCCCGCAAAAGCGGTTACGTAGGCGCTATCCCGAAAGAAGATACCATTTGGGCCGAGGTTGCCAAAGGCGAGATCCGTTCACGTGGATTTGATTTGAATGGCGGCTGGTCGCCCTGGTATACGGTGCATAAAGTTATGGCAGGTTTACTTGATGCCTATTTATACTGTAATAATCCCGAAGCCTTAAAAGTATGCAAAGGCATGGCCGACTGGACAGGTGAAACCATCAAAAATCTTGATGATGAGAAACTGCAAAAAATGCTGCTTTGCGAATATGGAGGCATGGCAGAAACGTTAGCCAACTTGTATGCCATTAACGGCGATAAAAAATACCTGGAGCTATCGTACAAATTTTATGATAAAAAGATCCTTGATCCCCTATCTCAAAAACAGGATGTACTGCCGGGCAAGCATTCAAACACACAAATCCCCAAAGTAATTGCAAGCGCACGCAGGTACGAGCTTACCGGCGATAAAAAGGATAAAGCCATTGCCGATTTCTTTTGGGAAACCATTGTTAACCATCACTCCTATGCCACAGGAGGTAACAGCAACTATGAATACCTGAGCGATGCAGACAAGCTGAATGATAAGCTTACCGAAAACACTACCGAAACCTGCAACACCTACAACATGCTGAAATTAACCCGGCATTTGTTTGCTGTTGAGCCTTCGGCCATGCTGATGGATTATTACGAAAAGGCGCTGTATAACCACATTCTCGCTTCGCAAAACCATGCCGACGGTATGATGTGCTACTTTGTACCGCTGCGGATGGGTGGAACCAAGCATTACAGTACACCGTTTGATGATTTTACCTGCTGCGTTGGCTCGGGTATGGAAAACCATGTTAAATACAACGAGAGTATCTACTTTAAAGGAGCTGATGGCAGTTTATACGTCAACCTGTTTATCCCATCGATACTTAACTGGGCATCAAAAGGTTTATCAGTAAAACAGGAAAGCAGCTTCCCTAATGATGATCATATCACATTTATGGTGAATACCAAAAAGCCGCTTACCATGGCTATCCGCATCCGTAAACCAAAATGGACCAGCAATGCTACTATCAGCATTAACGGAAAAGCTCAAAATGCTGCCATTGATGCCCAGGGATATATTGTTTTAAGCCGCAAATGGAGCAACAACGATAAAATTGAATTTACCACACCCGAGAAGCTTTATACCGAAGCCATGCCCGATAATGCCAACAGGCGTGCGGTATTTTACGGCCCGGTATTGCTTGCAGGTGTGTTAGGCAATACTGAGCCTGATCCGTTGAAAGGTGTACCGGTGTTTGTGACCAGCGAGACTGATCCTAACCAATGGCTGCAAATGGTTGATAAAAAACAATTAAGCTTTCGCACGGTGAATATTTCAAAGCCAGAGGAAGTTACACTGATCCCATTCAACCAAACTCAAAATCAATACTATTCTGTTTATTGGGACGTATTTACTCCACAGGCATGGGTGGTGCAGCAAAAAGCCTATGACGAGCAAAGGAAAAAACAACAGGAACTGGAAGCCCGCACTATGGACATTTTACGTATAGGCGAAATGCAGCCCGAACGCGATCATAACTTCATCAGTGAAAACGCCACTACAGGTGAAGACCATCAAAAGAAATGGCGGTCTACGGAGAACGGCGGCTACCTGCAATACGAAATGAAGATTGATGCCAATGCGCAAAACACGCTCATTAACAGCTACTGGGGTATGGATAACCGCGGCAGAAAATTTGATATTTTGATTGATGGCGTTAAGCTGGCATCAGAGGATTTGAACCAGTACAAGGAAAGCCGCTTTTACGATATCAGCTATACGTTACCTATTGAGCTAACTAAAGGCAAGCAAAAAGTAACCGTAAAACTGCTGCCTCAAAAAGAAAACAGTGCAGGCCCGGTTTACGGCAGCCGGATGGTTAAAAACTAA
- a CDS encoding beta-L-arabinofuranosidase domain-containing protein, with translation MINKQKVAGVLALSLAALTSPVLAQQKDYPIQPVAFTSVHVNDNFWQPKMEVNATVTIPYVLAQCKANGRMDNFLRAAKKLDGDKLSEFPFDDTDVYKAIEGASYSMQNKRNPQLDKSIDSLISIIGAAQEPDGYLYTFRTVNAKKPHEWIGSKRWEKEEDLSHELYNAGHLYEAAVAHYQATGKRTLLNIAIKNADLLVKTFGPGKIEEYPGHQIVEIGLSKMYRVTGNKQYLDLAKFFLDVRGPKGDAYNQADKKVVDQHEAEGHAVRAAYMYTGMADIAALTGNTKYLAAIDDIWSDVVTKKLYITGGIGATGAGEAFGEAYQLPNMSAYAETCAAIGNVYWNNRMFLLHGDSKYIDVLERTLYNGLLSGVSLSGNRFFYPNPLASMFQHQRSAWISCACCISNMTRFLPSLPGYVYAKNKNDLYINLFMSNSSNIKLTSGNVNIVQQTDYPWKGRVDITVNPDKAGEFTLRVRIPGWAKQQPVPGDLYTFMDKKSFPLTLMINGQAKSFETEKGYAVLKRTWKKGDKVSLLLPMETEKVLANQQVKDDRGRFAFERGPIVYCLEGPDNKDSLVQNILIDKNAIADANYHADLLNGVDVISTEGKSAKRQLKTDSILQTDQMVKAIPYYAWANRGPSEMTVWIPYETSAVRPKPAPTIASTSKVSASLKNVRMFAAIKDQYEPADSKDTNYPYLHWWPAKNTNEFVQYDFDTEHTVSESKVYWYDDGPWGGCRIPVSYKILYKKDGQWVPVKNTTPYTISKDSFNVVTFDPVATTALRMEIQLPADNSTGIHEWAVK, from the coding sequence ATGATCAATAAACAAAAAGTCGCCGGTGTGCTTGCCCTTTCACTGGCTGCACTTACAAGCCCGGTATTGGCACAGCAAAAGGATTACCCTATCCAGCCGGTTGCCTTTACCAGCGTACACGTGAACGATAACTTCTGGCAGCCCAAAATGGAAGTGAATGCCACAGTTACCATTCCGTACGTGCTGGCGCAATGCAAGGCAAACGGCCGCATGGATAACTTTTTACGCGCCGCAAAAAAGCTTGACGGCGATAAACTAAGCGAATTCCCGTTTGATGATACCGATGTGTATAAGGCAATTGAAGGTGCATCCTATTCTATGCAGAATAAAAGGAACCCGCAGCTTGATAAATCCATTGATAGCCTCATCTCCATTATTGGCGCGGCCCAGGAGCCGGATGGCTATCTATACACTTTCAGAACTGTTAACGCCAAAAAGCCCCATGAGTGGATAGGCTCCAAACGCTGGGAAAAGGAAGAAGACCTGAGCCATGAGCTATATAATGCAGGCCACCTTTATGAAGCTGCCGTAGCACATTACCAGGCAACCGGTAAACGTACATTGCTCAACATCGCCATAAAAAATGCCGACCTGTTGGTTAAAACTTTTGGACCGGGCAAAATTGAGGAATATCCGGGCCACCAGATCGTGGAGATCGGCCTTTCAAAAATGTACCGGGTTACCGGCAACAAACAATACCTCGACCTGGCCAAATTCTTTTTAGATGTGCGCGGACCAAAAGGCGATGCTTACAACCAGGCCGATAAAAAAGTGGTTGACCAGCATGAAGCCGAGGGCCACGCGGTACGGGCTGCCTACATGTACACCGGCATGGCCGATATCGCTGCCTTAACAGGTAATACCAAATATTTGGCAGCCATTGATGATATATGGAGTGATGTGGTAACCAAGAAACTGTACATCACCGGCGGCATTGGCGCAACCGGGGCAGGTGAGGCTTTTGGCGAAGCATACCAGTTGCCGAATATGTCGGCCTATGCCGAAACCTGTGCGGCTATTGGCAACGTTTACTGGAACAACAGGATGTTCCTCCTGCACGGCGATTCGAAATACATTGACGTGTTGGAAAGAACGCTTTACAACGGCCTGTTATCGGGCGTATCATTGAGCGGTAACAGGTTCTTTTACCCAAACCCGCTGGCTTCCATGTTTCAGCATCAGCGCAGCGCATGGATCAGTTGTGCCTGCTGTATCAGCAACATGACCCGCTTTTTACCTTCGCTGCCGGGTTACGTTTATGCTAAAAACAAAAACGACCTGTACATTAACCTGTTTATGAGCAACTCAAGTAATATCAAACTTACTTCGGGTAACGTAAACATTGTACAGCAAACAGATTATCCATGGAAAGGCAGGGTTGACATTACCGTTAACCCCGATAAAGCAGGTGAATTTACTTTAAGGGTACGCATTCCCGGCTGGGCCAAACAGCAGCCGGTACCGGGCGACCTGTATACCTTTATGGATAAAAAATCCTTCCCGCTTACGCTGATGATCAACGGGCAGGCAAAATCATTTGAAACCGAAAAGGGCTATGCCGTGCTAAAACGCACCTGGAAAAAAGGCGATAAAGTTTCGCTTTTATTACCTATGGAAACCGAAAAAGTATTAGCTAATCAACAGGTTAAGGACGACAGGGGCAGGTTTGCATTTGAGCGCGGCCCTATTGTTTATTGCCTTGAAGGCCCGGATAACAAGGACAGCCTGGTACAAAACATATTGATTGATAAAAATGCCATTGCCGATGCCAACTATCATGCCGATCTACTTAATGGCGTTGATGTGATCAGTACTGAAGGAAAAAGCGCCAAACGCCAGCTAAAAACCGACAGCATTTTACAAACCGATCAAATGGTGAAAGCTATTCCTTACTATGCCTGGGCAAATCGGGGGCCGAGTGAAATGACGGTTTGGATCCCTTATGAAACTTCGGCTGTGCGCCCTAAACCGGCACCTACCATTGCCAGTACCAGTAAAGTGAGCGCCTCGTTAAAAAACGTGCGAATGTTTGCTGCCATAAAAGATCAGTATGAACCCGCCGATTCCAAAGATACCAACTACCCTTACCTGCACTGGTGGCCCGCTAAAAACACCAATGAGTTTGTACAGTATGATTTTGATACTGAACACACCGTTAGCGAATCAAAAGTTTACTGGTATGATGACGGCCCATGGGGTGGCTGCCGTATCCCGGTATCGTACAAGATCCTGTATAAAAAAGATGGCCAATGGGTTCCGGTAAAAAATACCACACCTTACACCATAAGCAAGGATAGTTTTAATGTGGTTACTTTTGATCCGGTTGCTACTACAGCCCTACGAATGGAAATTCAGTTACCGGCTGATAACTCTACCGGGATCCATGAATGGGCGGTTAAATAA
- a CDS encoding histone H1 yields MINFEKVKEVIAAAEADAASFYEKGNKAAGTRLRNAMQQLKVLATDIRKEVTEKKNAAA; encoded by the coding sequence ATGATAAATTTCGAAAAAGTGAAAGAAGTTATCGCAGCAGCAGAAGCTGACGCGGCAAGCTTTTATGAAAAAGGTAACAAGGCTGCCGGTACAAGACTGCGCAATGCTATGCAACAATTAAAAGTATTAGCTACGGATATCCGTAAAGAAGTTACTGAAAAGAAAAACGCAGCAGCTTAA
- a CDS encoding beta-galactosidase family protein — protein MKLIKLLFLSVILFASAKLQAQNAKHTFALGDTTFLLDGKPLQIISGEMHYTRVPREAWRQRMKMAKAMGLNTIGTYVFWNVHEPQKGHYDFTGNNDIAEFVKIAQEEGLWVILRPSPYVCAEWEFGGYPYWLEKEQGLVVRSKEPKYLEAYKKYLTQVGRQLSPLLVNHGGNILMVQIENEYGSYGSDKDYLALNRKMFIDAGFDGQLYTCDPEPAIKDGHLPGLLPAINGVDDVAKVKKLIGENYNGKGPYFIAEWYPAWFDWWGTAHHTIPADKYVPKLDSVLAAGISINMYMFHGGTTRAFMNGANYNDQNPYEPQISSYDYDAPLDEAGNATDKFMKFRTVISKHLPTGVSLPEVPAAKHAISLPAIKFTQSRSLFNVLPAAKINSTPLAFEDLNQAYGFVLYRTTINGGKSGLLKIKDLRDYGLIYINGKRAGILDRRKYQDSLMINLPKGKVTLDILVENLGRINFGPYLLKNKKGITEKVLFAGTELKSWKMYSLPFDDINKVKANPAIKKIVANNTPQLKKAVFKVDKLADTYLDMSKWGKGIVWINGHNLGRYWNCGPQQTIYVPVEWLKKGDNEITVLELIKSSENILNAIDHPILDVLGK, from the coding sequence ATGAAACTTATAAAACTACTATTCCTCTCTGTTATCCTGTTTGCATCCGCAAAGCTGCAGGCGCAAAATGCTAAACATACTTTTGCCCTTGGCGATACTACATTCCTGCTTGATGGTAAACCGCTGCAGATCATTTCCGGCGAAATGCACTATACCCGCGTTCCGCGTGAGGCCTGGCGCCAGCGTATGAAAATGGCCAAAGCTATGGGGTTGAACACCATTGGTACCTACGTTTTCTGGAATGTTCATGAACCACAGAAAGGGCATTATGATTTTACCGGCAACAATGATATTGCCGAATTTGTAAAGATAGCACAGGAGGAAGGCCTTTGGGTGATATTACGCCCCAGCCCCTACGTTTGCGCCGAATGGGAGTTTGGCGGCTATCCTTACTGGCTCGAAAAGGAGCAGGGCTTAGTTGTACGCAGTAAGGAGCCTAAATACCTGGAAGCTTATAAAAAATATCTTACCCAGGTAGGTAGGCAATTATCACCCCTGCTGGTGAACCATGGCGGCAATATTTTAATGGTGCAGATAGAGAACGAATACGGCTCATATGGCAGCGATAAAGATTACCTGGCCCTTAACCGCAAAATGTTTATAGATGCCGGTTTTGATGGCCAGCTCTACACCTGCGATCCTGAACCTGCTATAAAAGATGGTCATTTACCGGGCTTATTACCCGCTATAAACGGTGTTGATGATGTAGCAAAAGTTAAAAAGCTTATCGGCGAAAATTATAATGGCAAGGGCCCTTATTTTATTGCCGAATGGTACCCGGCCTGGTTCGACTGGTGGGGAACTGCACATCATACCATACCTGCTGATAAATATGTACCGAAACTTGATTCGGTACTGGCCGCAGGTATTTCCATTAACATGTACATGTTTCATGGCGGTACAACACGTGCTTTCATGAACGGTGCAAACTATAATGATCAAAACCCTTATGAACCGCAGATCAGCAGCTATGATTATGATGCGCCGCTTGATGAGGCAGGTAATGCTACCGATAAGTTCATGAAGTTTCGCACTGTGATCAGTAAGCACCTTCCTACAGGCGTATCTCTGCCCGAAGTTCCCGCAGCTAAACATGCCATAAGCCTACCTGCAATTAAGTTTACACAATCAAGAAGCCTGTTTAATGTACTGCCGGCGGCAAAGATCAATAGCACTCCCCTTGCTTTTGAAGATCTTAATCAGGCTTATGGTTTTGTACTTTACCGCACAACCATTAACGGAGGCAAATCTGGTTTGCTTAAAATCAAAGACCTGCGCGATTACGGCCTGATCTACATAAACGGCAAACGTGCAGGGATCCTCGACAGGCGTAAATACCAGGACAGCCTCATGATCAATTTGCCCAAAGGAAAGGTAACACTGGATATTTTAGTTGAAAACCTTGGCCGTATCAATTTTGGTCCTTACCTGCTTAAAAACAAAAAGGGTATTACAGAAAAAGTACTTTTTGCCGGTACTGAGTTGAAAAGCTGGAAAATGTATTCACTGCCTTTTGATGATATCAACAAAGTGAAAGCAAATCCGGCAATTAAAAAGATTGTAGCTAACAATACACCGCAATTGAAAAAAGCAGTTTTCAAGGTTGATAAATTGGCCGATACTTATCTCGACATGAGTAAATGGGGTAAAGGCATTGTTTGGATCAACGGGCACAATTTAGGCCGTTATTGGAATTGCGGTCCGCAGCAAACCATTTATGTACCGGTTGAATGGCTGAAAAAAGGCGATAATGAAATTACCGTACTTGAACTGATAAAATCATCAGAAAATATATTGAACGCGATTGATCACCCTATTTTGGATGTTTTAGGGAAATAA
- a CDS encoding glycoside hydrolase family 2 TIM barrel-domain containing protein has protein sequence MKNINYSLLFLFSILLLPGLLKAQGPGKPVLFNAAWAFHKGDISTGISGIATETQWRTVDLPHDWSIEGPFSNEWASATGYLPGGIGWYKKSFAGNNAWKGKQVYIYFDGVYKNSEVWINGHYLGKRPNGFISFQYELSKYLNLNGQNTIAVKVDHNEFADSRWYTGSGIYRNVYIIVKDPVHIAPWDVAFSTPDVSADKATVKINVSITNSKTTDASVLVKVNLLGEKGKAVVSLQKQVIVKPGKHEVEFDQQISSPQLWDTEKPDLYKLLVSLNRNGKQTDEITHAVGIRSIRFDKDKGFFLNDKSTKLKGVCIHDDAGALGVAVPPEVWVRRLKLLKDAGVNSLRLSHNPHADYLYDLCDKMGFLVMDEAFDEWEAGKNKWVAGWNVGTPSKNGYHEYFKEWADRDVTDMVLRARNHPSIIMWSIGNEIDYPNDPYTHEVLNTGRNPQIYGKGYLPDHPAASGLTPIAKQLVKAVKAVDQTRPVTAALAGVVMSNEVGYPDVLDVVGYNYQEYRYPEDHKKYPNRIIYGSENGMAQQAWNAVDSNEYISAQYLWTGIDYLGEAGKWPQRSNGAGLIDLAGFKKPEYFFRQSLWSDTPMAYIGARPITGTDDRGIWSHRTAEPVWNWQPGSKVKVDCFTNCQETELFLNGKSLGKQVRSTARGRVPSWEVDYQPGELLVKGYNNGVEVCTNSIKTAGDAYQLNAVADNTLFSHNTKGLSQIEVYITDKNGNPVFTATDEITVSITGPAKLSGLESGSNSSHESYQSNQRKALHGRLLAYVQTTGKPGVVQVQFSAGNLKSSAITLTVK, from the coding sequence ATGAAAAATATAAACTATTCGCTTCTTTTTTTATTCAGCATACTATTGCTGCCGGGCTTACTTAAGGCCCAGGGCCCAGGAAAACCGGTTTTATTTAATGCGGCATGGGCTTTCCACAAGGGCGACATCAGTACAGGGATCAGTGGTATCGCTACCGAAACGCAATGGAGAACTGTGGACCTGCCACATGACTGGAGCATTGAAGGCCCTTTTAGTAATGAATGGGCAAGTGCCACCGGCTATTTGCCGGGAGGGATTGGCTGGTACAAAAAGAGTTTCGCCGGTAACAATGCATGGAAAGGGAAGCAGGTATATATTTATTTTGATGGCGTATATAAAAACAGCGAGGTATGGATCAACGGGCATTATTTAGGTAAACGCCCAAATGGCTTTATCTCGTTTCAATATGAGCTAAGCAAGTATTTAAACTTAAACGGACAAAATACGATAGCAGTAAAGGTAGACCACAACGAATTTGCTGATTCACGCTGGTATACAGGCTCAGGTATTTACCGTAATGTATACATCATTGTTAAAGACCCGGTACACATAGCCCCCTGGGATGTAGCCTTTTCTACACCCGATGTCTCGGCAGATAAAGCTACAGTAAAAATTAACGTGAGCATTACCAATAGCAAGACTACAGATGCATCTGTACTGGTAAAAGTAAACCTGCTTGGCGAAAAGGGGAAAGCAGTTGTTTCCCTGCAAAAACAGGTAATTGTAAAGCCGGGCAAACATGAGGTTGAATTTGATCAACAGATATCATCCCCTCAATTATGGGATACCGAAAAGCCTGATCTTTATAAACTACTGGTATCTCTAAACCGCAACGGCAAGCAAACTGATGAAATAACACATGCGGTAGGGATCCGCAGTATCCGTTTTGATAAGGATAAGGGCTTCTTTTTAAATGATAAAAGCACTAAACTTAAAGGTGTATGTATTCATGATGATGCCGGTGCCCTGGGTGTAGCCGTGCCGCCGGAAGTTTGGGTACGCAGGTTGAAATTATTGAAAGATGCAGGAGTAAACTCGCTCAGGCTAAGCCATAACCCTCATGCCGATTATCTGTACGATTTGTGCGATAAAATGGGCTTCTTAGTAATGGACGAAGCTTTTGACGAATGGGAGGCAGGTAAAAACAAATGGGTAGCAGGCTGGAATGTTGGTACGCCATCCAAAAACGGATACCACGAATATTTTAAGGAATGGGCAGACCGGGATGTAACTGATATGGTGTTGCGGGCACGTAACCACCCTTCCATCATTATGTGGAGCATCGGTAACGAGATAGATTATCCTAACGATCCATATACGCATGAAGTATTAAATACAGGTCGCAACCCGCAGATCTATGGTAAGGGCTACCTGCCTGATCATCCCGCGGCAAGCGGGTTAACACCTATAGCCAAACAACTGGTTAAAGCTGTAAAAGCCGTTGATCAAACCCGCCCTGTAACAGCCGCGCTGGCCGGTGTGGTGATGTCGAACGAAGTAGGCTACCCTGATGTGCTGGATGTTGTGGGCTATAATTACCAGGAATACCGATATCCCGAAGATCATAAGAAATATCCCAACCGTATTATTTACGGCAGCGAGAACGGGATGGCGCAACAAGCCTGGAACGCTGTTGATAGTAACGAATACATCTCTGCTCAATACCTATGGACAGGTATCGATTACCTGGGCGAGGCCGGCAAATGGCCGCAGCGCAGTAACGGCGCAGGGCTTATTGACCTGGCCGGCTTTAAAAAGCCGGAATATTTCTTCAGGCAAAGTCTTTGGTCGGATACGCCAATGGCTTACATAGGCGCACGCCCTATAACGGGGACTGATGACAGAGGGATCTGGAGCCACCGCACTGCTGAGCCGGTTTGGAACTGGCAGCCCGGCAGTAAAGTAAAAGTTGATTGTTTTACCAATTGCCAGGAAACAGAATTGTTTCTGAACGGCAAATCCCTTGGCAAACAGGTCCGCAGCACCGCAAGAGGGCGGGTGCCATCATGGGAGGTTGATTACCAGCCCGGCGAGCTTTTAGTAAAAGGTTACAATAATGGTGTTGAAGTATGTACCAACAGTATAAAAACAGCCGGCGATGCTTATCAACTTAATGCGGTGGCTGATAATACCCTATTTAGCCATAACACAAAAGGCTTGAGCCAGATTGAGGTTTACATTACCGATAAAAACGGTAACCCTGTATTTACTGCTACCGATGAGATAACAGTATCAATTACGGGCCCGGCTAAACTATCAGGCCTTGAAAGCGGCAGCAACAGCAGCCATGAAAGCTATCAATCAAACCAACGTAAAGCGTTGCACGGGCGCTTATTAGCTTATGTACAAACTACCGGTAAACCTGGCGTTGTACAGGTTCAGTTTAGTGCCGGTAATCTTAAATCATCAGCTATAACATTAACCGTAAAATAA
- a CDS encoding glycoside hydrolase: MIIKTTIKKVLLAVAALGINIPLVSSQGKDVTIDINFSKTHQPISNFGASDAWACQFVGNWPDDKRNKIADLLFSRDTYADGSPKGIGLSLWRFNIGAGSTQQGNESGIKDEWRRAESFLNGDGSYNWQNQAGQLWFLEAAKKRGVNQFLGFNNSPPVQFTINGKAYATGGKVNIAPDKYDAYAVFLAKVVKGVEQVSKVKFDYISPINEPQWDWSDGGQEGAPYNNAEVAGLIRAINKEFINNKISSKILVGEAGSINYLFTKGDKPGKGSQITDFFKPGSANYIGDLPSVAKTIAAHSYFTTSPMASSVKARGALADSVSAVKGLDFWQSEYCILGDNAGEIDGNKRDLGIDAALYLASVIHTDLTAANASAWQWWTAISAYDYKDGLIYIDKNKTDGNFYSSKMLWAMGNYSRFVNPGAVRVDAEVSSVAEGKPLLVSAFKNGKNLTVVIVNQGTNDVSAAFHMDNVKVQFTASYLTSQGDELKAGKITGDKNVVPARSIVTLTGIIK, from the coding sequence ATGATAATAAAAACTACTATAAAAAAAGTACTGTTGGCCGTGGCTGCTTTGGGGATTAATATTCCTTTGGTAAGCAGCCAGGGCAAAGACGTAACTATTGATATCAATTTTTCAAAAACGCATCAACCCATTAGCAATTTTGGTGCGTCGGATGCTTGGGCATGCCAGTTTGTGGGTAACTGGCCTGATGATAAGCGCAACAAAATTGCCGACCTGCTTTTTAGCCGGGATACCTATGCCGATGGTTCACCTAAAGGGATAGGTTTGTCATTATGGAGGTTTAACATTGGTGCCGGCAGTACCCAGCAAGGAAATGAGAGTGGCATTAAAGACGAGTGGCGCCGTGCTGAATCGTTTTTAAACGGTGATGGAAGCTATAACTGGCAAAACCAGGCCGGGCAGTTGTGGTTTCTTGAGGCGGCCAAAAAGCGCGGGGTTAATCAATTTTTAGGTTTTAATAACAGTCCGCCGGTGCAGTTTACCATTAATGGCAAAGCTTACGCTACCGGGGGCAAAGTGAATATTGCACCTGATAAGTATGATGCTTATGCCGTATTCCTGGCCAAAGTGGTAAAGGGAGTTGAGCAGGTAAGCAAAGTAAAATTTGATTACATAAGCCCGATAAACGAGCCCCAATGGGATTGGAGCGATGGAGGGCAGGAGGGAGCCCCTTATAATAATGCTGAAGTTGCCGGATTAATACGGGCCATCAATAAAGAATTCATCAATAATAAAATTAGCTCAAAGATTTTGGTTGGCGAGGCCGGGAGCATCAACTACTTATTTACTAAAGGTGATAAGCCAGGTAAGGGCAGTCAGATTACAGATTTTTTCAAGCCGGGATCGGCCAATTACATAGGCGACCTGCCTTCGGTAGCCAAAACTATTGCAGCACACAGCTATTTTACCACGTCGCCAATGGCATCGTCAGTAAAAGCTCGTGGGGCATTGGCTGATAGTGTATCGGCTGTTAAGGGACTTGATTTCTGGCAGTCGGAGTATTGCATTTTAGGTGATAACGCAGGCGAGATTGATGGCAATAAGCGTGATCTGGGTATAGATGCGGCATTATATTTAGCATCGGTAATCCATACCGATCTTACGGCGGCCAACGCATCGGCCTGGCAATGGTGGACAGCCATTTCGGCCTATGACTATAAAGATGGCCTTATCTACATCGACAAAAATAAAACCGACGGCAATTTTTACAGCAGTAAAATGCTTTGGGCCATGGGTAATTACAGCAGGTTTGTTAACCCCGGGGCTGTGAGGGTTGATGCTGAAGTTTCATCGGTAGCTGAAGGAAAGCCCTTGCTGGTGTCGGCATTTAAAAATGGAAAAAACTTAACCGTGGTTATAGTTAACCAGGGTACTAATGATGTAAGCGCGGCATTTCATATGGATAATGTTAAAGTTCAGTTTACGGCATCCTATTTAACATCGCAGGGTGATGAGCTTAAAGCCGGTAAAATAACCGGGGATAAGAATGTTGTTCCGGCCCGTTCCATCGTCACCCTTACCGGGATCATTAAGTAG